CTTTCCGCTGACGAGATGAAGGGCTGGAAGCTGCTGGTCAACGGCAGCGACGAGGCCTCCGTCACGATCAGCCAGATCGTACAGGGTTCGCTGCAGAAGATCGGGATTCCGATCGACCTCGATATGCGTCAGGGCGCCGAATACGTCACCGCGCTGCTCGGCGGCGATTTCGCCGCGACTTTCGGCGCGGTCGGCAACATCCAGAAATTCCCGTCGCGGGTCACGACCAATTCGATCTACCGCACCTCCGGCAATCCGATCCTCAAGGATCCGCACCCGCATCCGGACTATGTCGCGGCGATCGCCAAGGTTGATGCCGCGACGGGCGGCGAGGCGGAGGTCAAGGCGGCCTATGACAATCTCAACCGCGTCATGGTCGACGAGGCCTTCGGGATTCCGACGAACTCCTACGATGTCGGCCTGATCGTCGCGTCCGAGAAGATCGGCGGCATCACGCTCGACATCGACAACCTCTTCATCGCCCGCACCATCGGCTTCAAATGATGGGGTGCGACGGGAAACCCCTCCCCCTTGTGGGGAGGGGCAGGGGTGGGGGGCGGAAAGTCGGAGCTATTCCGCCGATGATCGCACCGATCCGGCTATACAATCCTTCCCTCGCCAAGTCGTTTGCCCCCATCCCTATCCCTTCCCCACGAGGGGGAAGGGAAGAGCTCGGGCGATCAGCCTTCTGCGGGGCAATCCGTGACGGAGACGCTGGCGGCCCTGGGAAGCCTGCTGCGCCGGCTGCTCGCCCGGCGCGGCCCGGCTCTCAGCCTGGCCTTCCTCGCTCTGGTCGGGCTGACAGCAACCTTCGCCGGCTTGTTGCCGCTCGATCCGTTGGCCCAGAGCATCGCGGATTCGCTGAAGCCACCCTCGACCGAGAGCTGGTTCGGCACCGACGAACTCGGCCGCGACATCCTCGCCCGCGTCGTCTACGGCGCCCGCACCTCGCTGCTCACCGCTTTCGGCGCCGTCCTGATCGCGGCGCTCATCGGCGTCCCGGTCGGGCTCGTCGCCGGCTTCTATGGCGACTGGCGGGACTCCCTGTTGATGCGCTGTATCGACGTGTTGCTGGCCTTGCCGAACATTCTCTTCGCCATGGCGCTGATCGCCGTGCTCGGTCGGAGCCAGGGCGCGGCGCTGATCGCCGTCGGCATCGCCGGCATTCCGGGTTTCGCGCGCATCGCAAGGGCGCAGGTGATGGCGCTGCGCCAGCTCGATTTCGTCATGGCGGTCT
This sequence is a window from Bosea vestrisii. Protein-coding genes within it:
- a CDS encoding ABC transporter permease is translated as MTETLAALGSLLRRLLARRGPALSLAFLALVGLTATFAGLLPLDPLAQSIADSLKPPSTESWFGTDELGRDILARVVYGARTSLLTAFGAVLIAALIGVPVGLVAGFYGDWRDSLLMRCIDVLLALPNILFAMALIAVLGRSQGAALIAVGIAGIPGFARIARAQVMALRQLDFVMAVCSFGGRPGYIMLRTLLPNILSPLVVQAIVLASVAILLEAALAFLGVGVPPPTPSWGEMLRTGKSYLYEAPSYAVLPGLVLTLTILSFDTIGRALTAILDRDETDASGVTIGGRR